From the Cupriavidus necator N-1 genome, one window contains:
- a CDS encoding DUF3302 domain-containing protein, with protein sequence MKLRPYLLAGIGLLASSEPAFASVLSGKALETAANAISWVVLFFVPVAGVYLFWMLHIWPEKIAHRKRHPQKEAIHSLCLLSLFFGGLLWPLAWLWAHTKPVFYRAAYGTDKAPEDDDAPGHDKVPSTQVAGHGVSYGPRNIVTLRASTAMDIASGKHAGKEQI encoded by the coding sequence ATGAAACTGCGCCCCTATCTACTGGCGGGCATCGGCCTGCTGGCATCGAGCGAACCTGCTTTCGCATCCGTACTCAGTGGCAAGGCCCTGGAGACCGCGGCCAATGCCATCTCCTGGGTGGTTCTGTTCTTCGTGCCGGTGGCAGGGGTCTACCTGTTCTGGATGCTGCATATCTGGCCCGAGAAGATCGCACATCGCAAGCGCCATCCGCAAAAGGAGGCCATCCATTCGCTATGCCTGCTGTCGCTCTTCTTTGGGGGCTTGCTGTGGCCACTGGCCTGGCTCTGGGCGCACACGAAACCCGTGTTCTACCGGGCCGCGTACGGCACAGACAAGGCACCGGAAGACGATGACGCGCCAGGCCATGACAAGGTGCCGTCGACGCAGGTAGCTGGGCATGGAGTCTCTTACGGGCCGAGGAACATCGTCACCTTGCGGGCATCCACGGCGATGGACATCGCCAGCGGCAAGCACGCCGGAAAGGAGCAGATCTGA
- a CDS encoding HlyD family secretion protein, protein MDALLLGVYALAVWLIFFKFRWLPWNTTSMVIVFTIPVVAMTMLVLTLNVVAPSSHDVRVVGKVLQVVPQVRGRIVELPAEGNRRYKKGDVLLRIDPTPYQASVRQLEGRLMADDAALAEAEASARQLSESVRGAAGRVSTVQARLSLARQRAKEHDALLAAGAGSKFDREDALTRQRELEGELVSAQATEDEARQKLSARSQGEFAAIATARAKRAETEVMLENARWELEQTVYRAPSDGKVVNLQVRVGTMLVPFPFSPAFSFVEDSQEVVAFYNQNELYNVKEGDRAEIYLPTNPGEIIKAKVNSIVWAQSQGQIAQGGMIPNTGATEVVPNRFAVKLDLRDQSSGLMLPVGAVGAGAIYTEHMEMFHIIRMVFLRVSSKLNYLVFKLH, encoded by the coding sequence ATGGATGCGCTGCTGCTTGGTGTCTACGCGCTCGCCGTCTGGCTGATTTTCTTCAAGTTCAGATGGCTGCCTTGGAACACGACGTCGATGGTCATCGTGTTTACGATTCCCGTGGTTGCGATGACGATGCTGGTCCTTACGCTCAACGTGGTGGCCCCGTCTTCCCATGACGTGCGGGTGGTGGGCAAGGTCCTGCAGGTGGTGCCACAGGTCCGCGGCCGCATCGTCGAACTGCCGGCCGAAGGCAACCGGCGCTACAAGAAGGGCGATGTCCTGCTGCGGATCGATCCGACTCCCTATCAGGCCTCGGTCAGGCAGCTCGAAGGCAGGCTGATGGCCGACGATGCCGCGCTGGCTGAAGCCGAGGCATCGGCGCGCCAGCTCAGCGAATCGGTGCGCGGCGCGGCTGGACGGGTCAGCACTGTGCAGGCCAGGCTGTCGCTCGCCCGCCAGCGGGCCAAGGAGCATGACGCGCTGCTTGCGGCGGGGGCCGGGTCAAAGTTCGACCGGGAAGATGCACTGACCCGCCAGCGTGAACTGGAAGGCGAGCTGGTCAGCGCGCAGGCCACCGAGGATGAGGCCCGGCAGAAGCTGTCGGCCAGAAGCCAGGGGGAGTTTGCCGCCATTGCAACGGCACGCGCGAAGCGGGCGGAAACCGAAGTCATGCTCGAGAACGCCCGATGGGAGCTTGAGCAGACCGTCTACCGGGCGCCCTCCGATGGCAAGGTCGTGAACCTGCAGGTGCGCGTGGGCACCATGCTCGTGCCGTTCCCGTTCTCGCCGGCGTTCAGTTTTGTCGAGGATTCGCAGGAGGTTGTTGCCTTCTACAACCAGAACGAGCTTTACAACGTCAAGGAGGGCGATCGCGCCGAGATCTATCTGCCGACGAATCCGGGCGAGATCATCAAGGCGAAAGTCAATTCGATCGTCTGGGCACAATCGCAAGGCCAGATTGCGCAGGGCGGCATGATCCCGAACACCGGGGCCACCGAGGTGGTGCCGAACCGGTTCGCGGTCAAGCTCGATCTGCGCGACCAATCTAGCGGGCTGATGCTTCCGGTTGGGGCAGTCGGAGCGGGCGCGATCTATACGGAGCATATGGAGATGTTTCACATTATCCGCATGGTCTTCCTGCGCGTCAGTTCCAAGCTGAACTACCTGGTGTTCAAGCTTCACTAG
- a CDS encoding efflux transporter outer membrane subunit, producing MSSFQLKKTLLLALPVAMLCGCALQTPPEGAALRRQAVPALEGQATWANAATAGAAANGWLATFDDAELQRLVREAIAYNGDLRLAAVRVHQAQALVAIQRSGMLPSAGVKGRAGNSETQILSIGASWEIDLWGRIRAQSRAAESQYAATRDDYLWAQRVVAATTARAWFTLIQNATLEDRLRQIAAIQDELVRITGQRVEIGIAPETELLEARNALRAQRDAIGKAELARSQAAQALELLLGRYPAGEIATGPELPAMPPAPAAGLPANLVERRPDLTASAHRVAAAFDMRQSAEAARLPGISISAAITGIRSDVFLLNQAGSPIKGLSGSFFAPIFTGGELKARADYYSAEEKAALIAYGNTALQALSEVEAGLQAESGYDERTRQLRERVDESRGLVLREEARAGIGASDTRSVLKQRQALVAAEMDLINVQANHLNQRIALLLALGGDWKDEAGAGA from the coding sequence GTGTCGTCGTTTCAACTGAAGAAGACCTTGCTGCTGGCGCTTCCGGTCGCCATGCTTTGCGGCTGCGCCCTGCAGACACCGCCCGAGGGCGCGGCCCTTCGACGCCAGGCCGTGCCGGCGCTCGAAGGACAGGCCACGTGGGCGAACGCGGCAACGGCCGGCGCCGCCGCAAATGGCTGGCTCGCGACCTTCGACGATGCCGAGCTGCAGCGGCTGGTGCGGGAGGCCATTGCGTACAACGGCGATCTCCGGCTGGCCGCGGTGCGCGTGCATCAGGCGCAGGCGCTGGTCGCCATCCAGCGCAGCGGTATGCTCCCGAGCGCAGGCGTGAAGGGCAGGGCGGGCAATTCGGAAACGCAGATCCTATCGATCGGCGCGAGCTGGGAGATCGACCTCTGGGGACGCATCCGCGCCCAGTCGCGCGCTGCGGAATCGCAATATGCGGCCACGAGGGACGATTATCTCTGGGCCCAGCGCGTGGTCGCGGCGACCACTGCCAGGGCATGGTTCACGCTGATCCAGAACGCGACGCTGGAGGATCGACTGCGGCAGATCGCCGCCATTCAGGATGAACTGGTGCGGATCACCGGCCAGCGCGTCGAGATCGGGATAGCACCGGAGACCGAGCTGCTGGAAGCGCGGAATGCGCTCCGCGCGCAACGCGACGCAATCGGGAAAGCCGAACTGGCCAGAAGCCAGGCCGCGCAAGCGCTGGAACTGCTGCTGGGCCGCTATCCCGCCGGAGAAATCGCGACCGGGCCGGAACTGCCGGCCATGCCCCCGGCCCCGGCTGCGGGCTTGCCGGCGAACCTGGTCGAGCGTCGGCCCGACCTGACGGCGTCGGCGCACCGTGTTGCGGCGGCCTTCGATATGCGGCAGTCGGCGGAGGCAGCGCGCCTGCCGGGCATTTCCATCAGCGCAGCCATCACCGGCATCCGGAGCGACGTGTTCCTGCTCAACCAGGCCGGCAGCCCGATCAAGGGACTCAGTGGTTCGTTCTTCGCACCGATCTTCACGGGTGGAGAGCTCAAGGCCAGGGCGGACTACTACAGCGCCGAAGAGAAAGCCGCCCTGATCGCCTATGGCAACACCGCGCTGCAGGCACTGAGCGAGGTGGAGGCGGGACTGCAGGCCGAATCCGGTTATGACGAGCGCACCAGGCAACTGCGGGAGCGGGTGGATGAAAGCCGTGGACTGGTGCTGCGAGAGGAGGCGCGCGCGGGTATCGGCGCCTCGGATACGCGGAGCGTGCTGAAGCAGCGGCAGGCACTCGTGGCCGCCGAGATGGATCTTATCAACGTGCAGGCCAACCATCTTAACCAGCGCATTGCGCTATTGTTGGCGTTGGGTGGTGATTGGAAGGACGAGGCGGGTGCCGGTGCATGA
- a CDS encoding alpha/beta hydrolase, translated as MSNKPTVVLVHGFWGGAAHWRNVIIELARKGYTSLRAVELPLTSLADDAERTRKMIAQQAGPVLLVGHSYGGAVITQVGDQPNVIGLVYIAAFAPDAGESPGAITQQHLPAAAPNLVPDSDGYLWLNPDKFHESFCRDLSPDEALVMAVTQKAPLASTFGDTITAPAWKKKPSWYQVSSEDRMIAPENQQKMAARLNARKVVTLAASHASLASKAADVAALIDEAASEAIKA; from the coding sequence ATGAGCAACAAGCCTACGGTTGTGTTGGTGCACGGGTTCTGGGGCGGCGCCGCGCATTGGCGCAACGTCATCATTGAGCTGGCACGCAAGGGCTATACGTCCCTGCGCGCCGTGGAGCTCCCGTTGACTTCGCTGGCTGACGATGCCGAGCGTACCCGCAAGATGATTGCCCAGCAGGCAGGCCCTGTCCTGCTGGTGGGGCATTCATACGGCGGCGCCGTGATTACCCAGGTGGGTGACCAGCCGAATGTGATCGGGCTTGTCTATATCGCCGCCTTTGCTCCCGACGCGGGAGAGAGCCCCGGCGCAATCACGCAGCAGCATCTTCCTGCCGCAGCGCCGAACCTGGTGCCCGACAGCGATGGCTACCTGTGGCTCAACCCCGACAAGTTCCACGAGAGCTTCTGCCGGGATCTTTCGCCCGACGAAGCCCTGGTGATGGCGGTGACGCAGAAGGCGCCGCTTGCCAGCACCTTTGGCGATACCATCACTGCGCCGGCGTGGAAGAAAAAGCCGTCCTGGTACCAGGTCTCCAGCGAAGACCGGATGATCGCCCCGGAGAACCAGCAGAAGATGGCGGCCCGGCTCAATGCCAGGAAAGTCGTGACTCTGGCGGCAAGCCATGCTTCGCTGGCGTCCAAGGCAGCAGACGTCGCGGCCTTGATCGACGAGGCTGCAAGCGAGGCCATCAAGGCGTAG
- a CDS encoding NAD-dependent epimerase/dehydratase family protein: MSKVALFGAAGAIGQSVAAALRSKGRPYRVVGRSAGSLRTAFGTDPLAEVVTWNPDSPESVQAAASGIETLIYMVGVNYWQFQLHPELMRKTLDGAVAAGVKYFILIGTVYPYGRVQTGNPVREDHPREPHTFKGRMRKAQEDLLMQADASGRIRATVLRLPDFYGPGVQASLLHRAAQAAVNGGTADMIGLLDQPHEFVYVPDVGPVVARLIDTPAAFGKIWHLAGAGVTTQRELVSEMERQTGRTLKLRVAGKTMLRLLGLFNPFMRELVEMHYLMTDPLVMDDSALQRLVGPIRKTPYVEGIRQTLAAVRETQPTAIAAA, from the coding sequence ATGTCCAAAGTCGCTCTTTTCGGCGCAGCCGGCGCGATCGGGCAAAGCGTGGCCGCCGCGCTGCGCAGCAAGGGCCGGCCCTATCGCGTGGTCGGCCGCAGCGCGGGCAGCCTGCGCACAGCCTTCGGGACGGACCCGCTCGCCGAGGTCGTCACCTGGAATCCCGATTCGCCCGAGTCGGTGCAAGCCGCCGCCAGCGGCATCGAGACGCTGATCTACATGGTCGGCGTCAACTACTGGCAGTTCCAGCTGCACCCCGAGTTGATGCGCAAGACCCTGGATGGCGCCGTGGCCGCTGGCGTCAAGTACTTCATCCTGATCGGCACCGTCTATCCCTACGGCCGGGTCCAGACCGGCAACCCGGTCCGCGAAGACCATCCGCGCGAGCCGCACACGTTCAAAGGCCGCATGCGCAAGGCCCAGGAGGATCTGCTGATGCAGGCCGATGCCAGCGGGCGGATCCGCGCCACGGTGCTGCGGCTGCCTGACTTCTATGGCCCGGGCGTGCAAGCCAGCCTGCTGCACCGCGCCGCGCAGGCGGCCGTGAATGGTGGCACGGCTGACATGATCGGGCTCCTCGACCAGCCGCACGAATTCGTCTATGTGCCCGACGTGGGGCCAGTGGTGGCGCGGCTGATCGACACGCCGGCGGCCTTCGGCAAGATCTGGCACCTGGCGGGCGCCGGTGTCACGACGCAGCGCGAGCTGGTCTCGGAAATGGAACGGCAGACCGGGCGCACGCTGAAACTGCGCGTCGCCGGCAAGACGATGCTGCGCCTGCTGGGCCTGTTCAACCCGTTCATGCGCGAGCTGGTCGAGATGCATTACCTGATGACGGACCCGCTGGTCATGGACGACTCCGCGCTGCAGCGGCTGGTCGGGCCAATTCGCAAGACACCATATGTCGAGGGTATCCGCCAGACACTGGCCGCGGTACGGGAGACCCAGCCCACGGCAATCGCTGCCGCCTGA
- a CDS encoding LysR family transcriptional regulator, producing the protein MPKREPDWEWYRAFLHVLETGSLSAAGRAMGLTQPTVGRHIDSLEAALGLKLFTRSFDGFAPTDAAHELKPYAAGIAATAAAMRRVASGHGAGVRGTVRLSASEVIGVEVLPPILAALHNEHPELEIELVLSNQADDLLRRDADIAVRMFRPEQAALVATRVGGIELGLHAHESYLASHGVPKSLADLSRFAAIGFDQENAFIRRLQARFKAFSRDALAFRADSDLAQLGAIRAGFGIGVCQSALAARDPRLVRVLPSQFSMTMDTWVAMHEDLRESARCAVTFAALAAGLRAYAEGA; encoded by the coding sequence ATGCCCAAGCGCGAACCAGACTGGGAGTGGTACCGGGCCTTCCTTCATGTGCTGGAGACCGGCTCGCTGTCCGCAGCCGGGCGGGCAATGGGCCTGACGCAGCCGACCGTCGGCCGGCATATCGACAGTCTCGAAGCCGCCCTCGGGCTGAAGCTGTTCACCCGCTCATTCGACGGATTCGCGCCGACCGACGCGGCGCATGAGCTGAAGCCCTATGCCGCTGGCATTGCCGCGACGGCCGCGGCGATGCGGCGGGTTGCCAGCGGCCACGGAGCGGGCGTGCGTGGCACGGTGCGCCTGTCGGCAAGCGAAGTCATCGGCGTCGAAGTGTTGCCGCCGATACTGGCGGCGCTGCACAACGAGCATCCGGAACTGGAAATCGAACTGGTGCTGTCGAACCAGGCCGACGACCTGCTGCGCCGCGACGCGGATATCGCGGTCCGGATGTTCCGGCCCGAGCAGGCAGCGCTGGTGGCCACGCGCGTCGGCGGGATCGAACTGGGTCTGCATGCCCACGAAAGTTATCTGGCATCCCATGGCGTGCCGAAGTCGCTGGCGGATCTGTCCCGTTTTGCGGCGATCGGCTTCGATCAGGAGAACGCCTTTATCCGCCGCTTGCAGGCCAGGTTCAAGGCCTTCTCGCGCGACGCCCTGGCTTTCCGTGCCGATAGCGACCTGGCCCAGCTGGGCGCGATACGCGCGGGATTTGGCATCGGCGTGTGCCAGTCAGCGCTGGCGGCGCGGGACCCGCGGCTGGTCAGGGTTCTGCCCAGCCAGTTCTCGATGACCATGGATACCTGGGTGGCGATGCACGAGGACCTGCGCGAGAGCGCGCGATGCGCGGTGACGTTTGCCGCGCTGGCTGCGGGGCTGCGCGCCTACGCCGAAGGGGCGTAG
- a CDS encoding class I fructose-bisphosphate aldolase: MDRKSELQATVDALAQAGRGLLAADESGPTIAKRFERIGVESSEENRRAWRNLLLSTPGLGEFISGVILYEETLGQRADDGTPLPELAARQGIVPGIKVDKGKIALALAPGDEVTEGLDGLAKRLAGYRQQGARFAKWRAVYNVSDKLPGWAAVQANAEALARYAAICQEAGVVPIVEPEVLMDGAHSMARCAEVTEAVLHAVFHALHRHAVVLEHMLLKPSMVLPGKDAGHAPPAEVAMQTVQVLKRTVPAAVPGIFFLSGGQTPTEATVNLDAMNRLAPLPWRLSFSYGRALQEPPLLAWRGDAANAAQAQRALLQRSRLNAMACLGQYDAAQENAG, encoded by the coding sequence ATGGACAGAAAAAGCGAACTGCAAGCCACCGTGGACGCCCTGGCACAAGCGGGCAGAGGGTTGCTGGCAGCCGACGAGAGCGGCCCGACCATCGCCAAGCGGTTCGAACGCATCGGGGTGGAGTCGAGCGAGGAAAACCGCCGCGCGTGGCGCAACCTGCTCTTGTCGACCCCGGGTCTTGGCGAGTTCATCAGCGGCGTGATCCTGTACGAGGAAACCCTGGGCCAGCGAGCCGACGATGGCACGCCGCTGCCGGAACTGGCGGCGCGCCAGGGCATCGTGCCCGGCATCAAGGTGGACAAGGGCAAGATCGCGCTGGCCCTGGCACCCGGGGACGAGGTCACCGAAGGTCTCGACGGGCTGGCCAAGCGGCTTGCCGGCTATCGCCAGCAGGGCGCGCGCTTTGCCAAGTGGCGTGCGGTCTACAACGTGTCGGACAAGTTGCCGGGGTGGGCTGCCGTGCAGGCCAATGCGGAAGCACTGGCGCGCTATGCCGCGATCTGCCAGGAAGCGGGCGTGGTACCCATCGTCGAGCCCGAGGTGCTGATGGATGGCGCACACTCCATGGCCCGTTGTGCCGAGGTCACCGAGGCCGTGCTGCATGCAGTCTTTCATGCCTTGCACCGGCATGCGGTGGTGCTGGAACACATGCTGCTGAAGCCAAGCATGGTGCTGCCCGGCAAGGACGCCGGGCACGCGCCGCCGGCCGAGGTCGCCATGCAGACCGTCCAGGTGCTCAAGCGCACGGTGCCGGCAGCGGTGCCGGGCATCTTCTTCCTGTCCGGCGGCCAGACTCCCACCGAGGCCACCGTCAATCTGGACGCCATGAACCGGCTTGCCCCGCTGCCCTGGCGGCTGTCCTTCTCCTACGGGCGCGCCTTACAGGAACCGCCCCTGCTAGCCTGGCGTGGCGATGCCGCCAACGCGGCGCAAGCGCAACGGGCGCTGCTGCAGCGCTCACGGCTGAATGCCATGGCCTGCCTGGGGCAATACGACGCGGCGCAGGAGAACGCTGGCTGA
- a CDS encoding DUF3175 domain-containing protein has protein sequence MAATKSTRRPAKGRAKAGTSKGRRWSQQVTEHSDALDLEPHLFASDNPEEIAASLKRSAVSSRRRKGTAFQSAMSMLNFYINRAGRHLPKARRATLEKAKGKLREAFGRPP, from the coding sequence ATGGCTGCCACGAAATCCACCCGCCGGCCGGCAAAGGGCCGCGCCAAAGCTGGCACCAGCAAGGGACGGCGCTGGTCACAGCAGGTAACCGAGCACAGCGACGCGCTGGACCTCGAACCGCACCTCTTCGCTTCGGACAATCCCGAGGAAATTGCCGCTTCGCTCAAGCGTTCCGCCGTGAGCAGCCGGCGCCGCAAGGGCACGGCGTTCCAGTCGGCAATGTCGATGCTCAATTTCTACATCAATCGCGCCGGCCGTCATCTGCCAAAGGCGCGTCGCGCCACGCTGGAAAAGGCCAAGGGCAAGCTGCGCGAAGCGTTCGGGCGGCCACCTTGA
- the ilvD gene encoding dihydroxy-acid dehydratase, producing MPTYRSKTSTAGRNMAGARSLWRATGMKDEDFSKPIVAVVNSFTQFVPGHVHLKDLGQLVAREIEAAGGVAKEFNTIAVDDGIAMGHDGMLYSLPSRDIIADSVEYMVNAHCADAMVCISNCDKITPGMLMAAMRLNIPVIFVSGGPMEAGKTRLANPVTKAMEFKKLDLVDAMVIAADSAYSDADVAEVERSACPTCGSCSGMFTANSMNCLTEALGLSLPGNGTVVATHADREQLFKRAGSRIVELARQYYEQEDARVLPRSVGFKAFENAMTLDIAMGGSTNTILHLLAIASEAGIDFSMTDIDRLSRVVPQLCKVAPNTNKYHIEDVHRAGGIMAILGELERAGKLHTDVPTVHAPTLKDALEQWDISRTQDEAVRNFYLAGPAGIPTQVAFSQNTRWPSLDLDRAEGCIRSYEHAFSKEGGLAVLRGNIALDGCVVKTAGVDESILVFEGTAHVTESQDEAVENILNDKVKAGDVVIVRYEGPKGGPGMQEMLYPTSYIKSKGLGKACALLTDGRFSGGTSGLSIGHCSPEAAAGGAIGLVRDGDKIRIDIPNRTINVLLPDEELASRREAQNAKGWKPAKQRPRKVSAALKAYAKLVMSADKGAVRDLSLLDD from the coding sequence ATGCCCACATACCGTTCCAAAACCTCCACCGCCGGCCGCAACATGGCGGGGGCGCGCTCCCTGTGGCGCGCCACCGGCATGAAAGACGAAGATTTCTCCAAGCCCATCGTTGCGGTGGTCAATTCCTTCACCCAGTTCGTGCCCGGGCACGTGCACCTGAAGGACCTGGGCCAGCTGGTCGCGCGCGAGATCGAAGCCGCGGGCGGCGTGGCCAAGGAGTTCAACACCATCGCGGTCGATGACGGCATCGCCATGGGCCACGATGGCATGCTGTATTCGCTGCCCAGCCGCGACATCATCGCGGACTCGGTGGAATACATGGTCAACGCGCACTGCGCCGACGCCATGGTGTGCATCTCCAACTGCGACAAGATCACCCCCGGCATGCTGATGGCCGCCATGCGGCTCAACATCCCGGTGATCTTCGTCTCCGGCGGCCCGATGGAAGCCGGCAAGACGCGCCTGGCCAACCCCGTCACCAAGGCCATGGAGTTCAAGAAGCTCGACCTGGTGGACGCCATGGTGATCGCCGCCGACAGCGCCTATTCCGACGCTGATGTGGCCGAGGTGGAGCGCTCCGCCTGCCCCACCTGCGGTTCGTGCTCGGGCATGTTCACCGCCAACTCCATGAACTGCCTGACCGAGGCGCTGGGCCTGTCGCTGCCCGGCAACGGCACGGTGGTGGCCACCCACGCGGACCGCGAGCAGCTGTTCAAGCGCGCTGGCAGCCGCATCGTGGAACTGGCCCGCCAGTACTACGAGCAGGAAGACGCGCGCGTCCTGCCGCGCTCGGTAGGCTTCAAGGCGTTCGAGAACGCCATGACGCTGGACATCGCCATGGGCGGCTCCACCAACACCATCCTGCACCTGCTGGCGATCGCGAGCGAGGCGGGCATCGACTTCAGCATGACCGATATCGACCGTCTCTCGCGCGTCGTGCCGCAACTGTGCAAGGTGGCGCCCAACACCAACAAGTACCACATCGAAGACGTGCACCGCGCGGGCGGCATCATGGCCATCCTGGGCGAGCTGGAGCGCGCCGGCAAGCTGCACACCGACGTGCCCACGGTGCATGCCCCCACGCTCAAGGACGCGCTGGAGCAGTGGGACATCAGCCGCACCCAGGACGAAGCCGTCAGGAACTTCTACCTGGCCGGCCCGGCGGGCATTCCCACCCAGGTGGCGTTCAGCCAGAACACGCGCTGGCCCAGCCTGGACCTGGACCGCGCCGAGGGCTGCATCCGCTCCTACGAGCACGCTTTCTCCAAGGAAGGCGGCCTGGCGGTGCTGAGGGGCAATATCGCGCTCGACGGCTGCGTGGTGAAGACCGCCGGCGTGGACGAGAGCATCCTCGTGTTCGAAGGCACGGCCCACGTCACCGAATCGCAGGACGAGGCGGTGGAGAACATCCTCAATGACAAGGTCAAGGCCGGCGACGTGGTGATCGTGCGCTACGAAGGCCCCAAGGGCGGCCCCGGCATGCAGGAAATGCTCTACCCCACCAGCTACATCAAGTCCAAGGGCCTGGGCAAGGCCTGCGCGCTGCTGACTGACGGCCGCTTCTCCGGCGGCACCTCGGGTTTGTCCATCGGCCACTGCTCGCCCGAAGCTGCGGCCGGCGGCGCCATCGGCCTGGTGCGCGATGGGGACAAGATCCGCATCGACATTCCCAATCGCACCATCAACGTGCTGCTGCCCGACGAGGAACTGGCGAGCCGCCGCGAGGCGCAGAACGCCAAGGGGTGGAAGCCGGCCAAGCAGCGTCCGCGCAAGGTGTCTGCTGCGCTGAAGGCCTACGCCAAGCTGGTGATGTCGGCGGACAAGGGTGCGGTGCGGGACTTGTCGTTGCTGGATGACTGA
- the phnE gene encoding phosphonate ABC transporter, permease protein PhnE produces the protein MAHKVKAAQFCMRCLLTLIALAAAVSGSFAYLSLDLSQLLSADAAAEMGRFLLTFFPPELSSAFLARTAGGMLETLAVSAVGTLCAAVLGFGLALPASGLYGDALRTLSRLLLNVLRSIPELVWAALTVLAVGLGPFAGTLALALHTAGVLGRLFAEALENAPRAPARALTEGGTPAVLVFMYGTLPCVWPQFLAYILYRWETNIRVAAILGFVGAGGLGQMLYFELSLFHLPQACTVIIAMLALAAVVDTASAIMRAGWHS, from the coding sequence ATGGCGCACAAGGTCAAGGCCGCTCAATTCTGCATGCGCTGCCTGCTCACCCTGATCGCGTTGGCCGCCGCGGTTTCGGGCAGCTTCGCGTATCTGTCGCTCGACCTGAGCCAGCTCTTGTCCGCGGACGCTGCAGCCGAGATGGGGCGCTTCCTGCTGACGTTCTTCCCGCCGGAGCTGTCATCCGCTTTTTTGGCCAGAACCGCTGGCGGCATGCTCGAAACGCTCGCGGTTTCCGCCGTGGGCACGCTGTGTGCGGCGGTGCTGGGTTTTGGCCTGGCACTACCGGCTTCCGGGCTCTACGGCGATGCGCTGCGCACGTTGTCGCGCTTGCTACTGAACGTGTTGCGCTCGATTCCCGAGCTGGTATGGGCAGCCCTGACCGTGCTCGCCGTCGGCCTTGGACCGTTTGCCGGCACCCTCGCCCTGGCACTGCATACCGCGGGCGTGCTCGGTCGCCTGTTCGCCGAGGCGCTGGAGAATGCGCCGCGCGCACCCGCGCGCGCGCTGACGGAAGGGGGCACTCCTGCCGTGCTGGTCTTCATGTATGGGACGCTGCCCTGCGTATGGCCCCAGTTCCTGGCCTACATCCTGTACCGCTGGGAAACGAATATCCGCGTGGCGGCAATCCTTGGCTTTGTCGGCGCCGGCGGGCTTGGGCAGATGCTGTATTTCGAGCTGTCCCTGTTCCATCTGCCCCAGGCTTGCACGGTGATCATCGCCATGCTTGCCCTGGCGGCCGTGGTCGACACAGCCAGCGCGATCATGAGGGCTGGCTGGCATTCGTGA
- a CDS encoding PhnE/PtxC family ABC transporter permease: MTTHPRDPQALQRASGLVLALLLLWPLLRLSRFSPSALFDTENLKVMGAFVRNFLPPEVSPGFLGLVVNATLETLAIATAGIALAFVIATPLAVAMTGSLSVSRIGPGRGRKPRMAVRAGVRTLVLLLRGVPELVWALVFVRALGLGATAGVLALAITYGGMLAKVYAEILESSDKRAVDALFGSGSGRLAALFYGLLPHAAQELVSYTVYRWECAIRASVVMGFVGAGGLGQLMDQAVKLLNGGEAATILLVFLLLVLLADALSARLRKLID, encoded by the coding sequence ATGACCACCCACCCGCGCGATCCTCAGGCGCTGCAGCGCGCAAGCGGCCTGGTGCTCGCGCTGCTTCTGCTGTGGCCATTGTTGCGGCTGTCCCGGTTCAGCCCTTCAGCCTTGTTCGACACCGAAAACCTCAAGGTGATGGGCGCCTTCGTGCGCAACTTCCTTCCGCCCGAGGTTTCGCCCGGATTCCTCGGGCTTGTGGTCAACGCCACGCTGGAAACGCTGGCGATCGCCACCGCGGGCATTGCGCTCGCCTTTGTGATCGCAACACCTCTGGCCGTGGCCATGACGGGCAGCCTGTCGGTGTCGCGCATCGGCCCCGGCCGGGGACGCAAGCCGCGCATGGCGGTTCGCGCTGGCGTGCGCACCCTGGTGCTGCTGCTGCGCGGGGTGCCGGAACTGGTGTGGGCGCTGGTCTTCGTGCGTGCTCTCGGCCTGGGGGCGACGGCGGGCGTGCTCGCTCTGGCCATCACCTATGGCGGCATGCTGGCAAAGGTCTATGCGGAAATCCTAGAATCCAGCGACAAACGCGCCGTGGATGCCCTGTTTGGCAGCGGAAGCGGGCGCCTGGCGGCACTGTTCTATGGGCTGCTTCCCCATGCCGCGCAGGAGCTGGTCTCGTACACCGTCTACCGCTGGGAATGTGCCATCCGGGCTTCCGTGGTTATGGGTTTCGTTGGCGCCGGCGGGCTTGGGCAGTTGATGGACCAGGCCGTGAAACTGCTCAACGGCGGGGAAGCCGCGACCATCCTGCTGGTGTTCCTGCTGCTGGTTCTGCTGGCGGACGCGCTCAGCGCGCGCCTGCGCAAGCTGATCGACTGA